In Terriglobales bacterium, a single genomic region encodes these proteins:
- a CDS encoding ABC transporter permease gives MELISPSDYAKQAVLAVQNYSILAGRSVANIFRHPRYVADTVQQMDLVGVGSLPIVILTGLFTGAVLAVNASRTLQQFGSLALTGELVSISMVRELGPVLTGLMVAGRNATGMASELGSMQVSEQIDAMRALGTDPTKKLVTPRVFATVVMSFFLTVISDLVGLCGGWAVAYGFLHLDSRQYWNNAYQSLVFGDVFLGLVKPVLFGFIIATIGCYYGLSSRGGTQGVGRATTQAMVAASVLILVVNYFVAQLLFPLLY, from the coding sequence AGTCCAAAATTATTCCATCCTTGCGGGTCGCTCCGTCGCCAATATCTTTCGACATCCCCGGTATGTTGCGGACACGGTTCAGCAGATGGACCTGGTGGGTGTGGGGTCGCTACCTATTGTGATTCTGACCGGTCTTTTTACCGGCGCGGTATTGGCGGTGAATGCGTCGCGGACGTTGCAGCAGTTTGGATCGCTGGCACTAACGGGAGAGCTGGTATCTATCTCCATGGTGCGGGAGTTGGGTCCGGTGCTGACCGGGCTCATGGTTGCCGGACGAAACGCCACCGGGATGGCCAGCGAATTGGGCTCGATGCAGGTAAGCGAGCAGATCGACGCCATGCGCGCCCTGGGCACGGATCCGACCAAGAAGTTGGTCACGCCGCGGGTCTTTGCCACGGTGGTGATGTCATTCTTTCTGACGGTTATTTCTGACCTGGTAGGGCTGTGCGGCGGGTGGGCGGTGGCTTACGGTTTTTTGCATCTCGACTCCCGGCAGTATTGGAACAATGCGTACCAGTCACTGGTTTTCGGGGACGTGTTTCTCGGCTTAGTCAAACCGGTTCTGTTCGGGTTCATAATCGCGACGATTGGGTGTTATTACGGCCTTTCCTCTCGAGGAGGCACCCAGGGAGTAGGCCGGGCCACTACCCAGGCGATGGTCGCGGCCTCAGTGCTCATTTTGGTGGTGAATTACTTCGTAGCGCAGTTGTTATTCCCCTTGCTCTACTAG